From a region of the Candidatus Sysuiplasma acidicola genome:
- a CDS encoding ABC transporter substrate-binding protein: MTERKRIFFMRRALIAFSVASALLLIGSVFGGSFVGVASAKQVAKINPNGTFIFGSIQGTLTNLNPLTATSMAGDIDALLYSSLLYPGTSGGVIPWLAKSYNVTNNGLTFTFNLVHNATWSNGQSVTAKDVTYTFQSLINTPSIDFFSFNNYIQSVVALNNYTVVFKMKTFYSPLIYEIGTEPIIPAAWGNSPYTSNLSSFTNYATNITSGTYQATNLITDGPLILNSMSTTAGTVFSANKHFFNGPPSYAKMVWEYFKTTSDATAALESKTIDAFWGPYTDRALFAKIPYIRSVSAPSTYEFFAWMNNAIAPFNNTYARKAVAYVINKTNLNLLALAGAGLTGSYGALPALYKNQIPAGLPFYHYNLTEAAIMMKDGGFTQKGGQWYYPNGTQVTVTLIEPPLADWVTAGNVIANNLTAFGIKTTYVANTFAQWNSNTGYGKYQLTYFGYTGYAPNAWSVLYSLFSNKSSAPMGQFVWTHGWNVERYNNTTVNSLLTQAASTSNSTKVQQLLDSVQQIIAAQVPVAMTSDPPTFFSYNNQTIRDNTPSYNIAWMISVEHIDVLQYVNETAPNYLPYIGGGIVVLILGGVAAAIFYVRRKRLKERHNK, translated from the coding sequence ATGACTGAGAGAAAAAGAATATTTTTCATGCGAAGGGCATTGATCGCGTTTTCCGTCGCTTCCGCTTTACTGCTGATCGGTAGTGTATTCGGCGGCAGCTTCGTAGGTGTTGCTTCCGCAAAACAAGTAGCCAAGATAAATCCGAACGGTACATTCATCTTCGGTTCTATCCAGGGCACACTCACCAATCTGAATCCGCTCACAGCCACAAGCATGGCAGGAGACATAGATGCTCTGCTGTACAGTTCACTCCTATACCCGGGAACGAGCGGCGGAGTCATACCGTGGCTCGCAAAGTCATACAACGTGACAAACAACGGCCTCACGTTCACATTTAATCTAGTCCACAATGCGACGTGGTCCAACGGACAGTCTGTTACTGCCAAAGATGTCACATATACATTTCAATCGCTGATCAATACACCAAGCATTGACTTTTTCTCATTCAATAATTACATCCAAAGTGTAGTTGCCTTAAACAACTATACGGTTGTATTCAAAATGAAAACGTTCTACAGCCCGCTGATTTATGAAATAGGAACAGAGCCTATCATTCCGGCAGCATGGGGCAACAGCCCGTACACTTCCAATCTCTCAAGTTTCACGAATTACGCGACAAACATTACATCTGGGACGTATCAGGCGACGAACCTGATAACCGACGGCCCGCTGATACTGAACAGCATGTCTACAACTGCTGGAACAGTGTTCAGTGCAAACAAGCATTTCTTCAACGGACCGCCCTCTTACGCAAAAATGGTATGGGAATATTTCAAGACCACTTCAGATGCCACTGCTGCGCTTGAAAGCAAGACGATTGATGCATTCTGGGGGCCCTACACAGACAGAGCACTTTTCGCAAAAATACCCTATATACGAAGCGTAAGTGCTCCCTCAACATACGAATTCTTCGCTTGGATGAACAACGCAATTGCGCCATTTAACAACACATATGCAAGAAAGGCTGTAGCATATGTCATAAACAAGACGAACTTGAACCTGCTCGCTCTTGCAGGAGCGGGACTCACAGGTTCGTACGGAGCGCTTCCGGCACTTTACAAGAATCAGATACCCGCAGGACTGCCATTCTACCACTACAACCTCACAGAGGCAGCGATTATGATGAAGGACGGTGGATTTACTCAGAAAGGAGGTCAGTGGTACTACCCCAACGGCACACAGGTAACTGTCACTTTGATTGAGCCTCCGCTCGCAGACTGGGTTACTGCCGGAAACGTGATAGCCAACAACCTGACTGCATTCGGAATTAAGACAACATATGTGGCAAATACGTTTGCACAGTGGAACTCGAACACAGGCTACGGCAAGTATCAACTCACATACTTCGGATACACAGGCTATGCGCCAAATGCTTGGAGCGTGCTCTATTCTCTGTTCTCCAACAAGTCCTCAGCACCCATGGGCCAATTCGTCTGGACCCACGGGTGGAACGTGGAACGCTACAACAACACGACAGTCAATAGTCTGCTCACACAAGCTGCATCCACATCCAACAGCACCAAGGTTCAGCAGCTGCTGGACAGTGTGCAGCAGATCATTGCGGCACAGGTTCCAGTGGCAATGACATCGGACCCCCCTACATTCTTCAGCTACAACAATCAGACAATCAGAGATAACACACCAAGTTACAACATTGCATGGATGATCAGCGTTGAACACATCGACGTTCTGCAATACGTAAACGAAACTGCTCCCAATTACCTCCCGTACATAGGAGGAGGAATCGTGGTACTGATTCTCGGGGGTGTCGCAGCTGCGATATTCTATGTCAGAAGGAAGAGGCTGAAGGAAAGGCATAACAAGTAA
- a CDS encoding ABC transporter permease: protein MGISVRFLVRRALYAVLTFFIALLMIFIIPRLIAVNPVEIIAASQQLPPSAIKQLTAQFGLDKPLYVQFLLYLKNVVFTFPPNLGFSYEYYPQSVWSLLVISLPWTLFLVGSSVAISAFAGTMAGLYAGMNRGKALDRLLTYTAMTTQSMPYFWIAIMFQIVLAVVLRLFPIGGAISITDTSPMFSPQYIQDVLYHAMLPMITIIVATTPVYAIIMRNTLADIIREDYMVAGEAKGLRKSRLYYKYGLRNGILPIVSLIAVHFGYVVGGALLVEIVFSYPGVGTLLFNAILSHDYPIIQGVFYILGITVIGANFIADVIYSYIDPRIRYS from the coding sequence TTGGGCATATCTGTGCGTTTTCTGGTGCGGCGTGCACTGTACGCCGTACTGACTTTTTTCATCGCGCTGCTTATGATTTTTATCATACCGCGCCTGATTGCAGTCAATCCTGTTGAGATAATAGCCGCATCACAGCAGCTCCCGCCTTCGGCCATCAAGCAGCTGACGGCGCAGTTTGGATTGGACAAGCCGCTTTACGTTCAGTTTCTCCTGTATCTCAAGAACGTGGTTTTCACATTCCCCCCAAATCTTGGTTTTTCTTATGAATACTATCCTCAGTCCGTCTGGTCTCTGCTCGTTATATCACTTCCATGGACACTCTTCCTTGTTGGAAGCTCCGTCGCTATTTCCGCATTTGCAGGCACTATGGCCGGTCTGTACGCCGGTATGAATCGCGGCAAGGCGCTTGACAGGCTCCTTACATACACCGCGATGACCACACAATCAATGCCGTACTTCTGGATCGCAATCATGTTCCAAATAGTTCTCGCGGTAGTACTGAGGCTGTTCCCGATAGGCGGCGCAATATCCATAACAGATACGAGTCCTATGTTCTCGCCCCAGTACATACAGGATGTTCTCTATCACGCCATGCTGCCAATGATTACAATCATCGTAGCCACGACCCCAGTTTACGCCATTATAATGAGGAACACGCTCGCAGACATTATTCGGGAGGATTACATGGTGGCGGGCGAAGCGAAGGGGCTTCGCAAATCGCGTCTCTATTATAAGTATGGCCTGCGCAACGGCATCCTTCCGATCGTGAGCCTTATTGCCGTTCATTTCGGCTATGTCGTCGGCGGCGCCCTGCTTGTGGAGATTGTATTCAGTTATCCGGGAGTTGGCACACTCCTCTTCAACGCGATCCTTTCACACGATTACCCGATTATCCAGGGTGTTTTCTATATTCTCGGCATCACCGTAATTGGCGCGAATTTCATCGCGGACGTAATCTATTCCTACATTGACCCGAGGATCCGATATTCATGA
- a CDS encoding ABC transporter permease, which produces MMMQELKLERLFKTESGTDTFLKKLLMNRGGMTGLIILSALAFIALFSSFIAPYSPYAIVAKPYLPSSAAHLFGTDGLGRDIFSQMIYGTRLSLEIGFVSAVGITSIGTLVGIVSGYIGSFVDEVLMRFVDVMLVIPSIAFMIFVSTIMGPGVITVLTVIIVFGWPPMSRMIRSQVLSLKKRGFVESAIVSNTTKTFILFRMILPNIISLILANALLAVIYAIIADASLAFIGLASTTSYSWGTVLYNAQIEGAIYHNGILWITLPGLAIALTGVSMTLLARAFGDITDPRYSTEGR; this is translated from the coding sequence ATGATGATGCAGGAGTTGAAGCTTGAAAGACTCTTCAAAACCGAGTCTGGAACGGATACCTTCCTGAAGAAACTGCTAATGAACAGGGGCGGAATGACCGGCCTCATCATACTGTCCGCTCTCGCCTTTATCGCTCTCTTTTCATCGTTCATAGCGCCATACTCTCCTTACGCTATCGTAGCGAAACCGTACCTGCCGTCGAGTGCTGCCCATCTTTTCGGAACGGATGGGCTGGGAAGGGACATTTTCAGCCAGATGATTTACGGGACACGTCTGTCGCTCGAGATAGGCTTCGTTTCCGCTGTAGGTATTACATCGATTGGTACGCTCGTCGGCATTGTGTCCGGGTACATCGGTTCATTCGTTGACGAGGTACTGATGAGATTCGTGGATGTTATGCTTGTTATACCATCGATTGCCTTCATGATATTCGTTTCAACAATTATGGGTCCGGGTGTGATAACCGTTCTCACTGTAATCATTGTGTTCGGTTGGCCCCCAATGTCCAGGATGATACGGTCACAGGTGCTCTCCCTGAAAAAACGCGGTTTCGTTGAGAGTGCCATTGTAAGCAATACAACGAAAACTTTTATTCTTTTCAGGATGATATTGCCGAACATCATTTCACTGATACTGGCAAATGCCCTGCTCGCCGTGATTTATGCAATAATCGCCGATGCTTCACTGGCATTCATCGGCCTCGCGAGCACGACGAGTTACAGCTGGGGGACTGTTCTTTACAACGCACAGATTGAAGGAGCGATATATCACAACGGCATACTGTGGATTACGCTGCCTGGTCTGGCTATCGCACTCACAGGAGTGTCCATGACACTGCTTGCGAGAGCGTTTGGTGACATAACTGATCCGCGCTATTCGACAGAGGGAAGGTGA
- a CDS encoding ABC transporter ATP-binding protein produces MAAIIADLHGLSVTFPSRKGMVKAVDAVDLSIEEGSIFGIAGESGCGKTTIGLSLLGMVREPGRVEGRITVNRKDVTSLRGEERRLFRWKEVSMVFQGAMNSLNPVSSVGEQITEVIIDHNGGTRKEAMNMAAELLRKVRLPSDILRRYPHQLSGGQKQRVVIAMAIALDPKLIIADEPTTALDVVSQEHILRLLKEIVKASGSTVVIISHDLSLIADMCDSLAVMYLGRIVESGKASDVLATPAHPYTKALIDSNITLDRRGETVESIPGYPPSPINLPRNCRFSSRCKFATSECFDSEPPATTLDNGRVVYCYHPRYGNGGK; encoded by the coding sequence ATGGCAGCGATTATAGCAGATTTACACGGGCTGTCCGTCACATTCCCTTCCAGGAAAGGCATGGTCAAGGCCGTGGATGCCGTCGACCTGAGCATTGAGGAAGGATCCATCTTCGGCATTGCCGGAGAGTCGGGTTGCGGAAAGACGACGATAGGCCTTTCACTGCTCGGAATGGTCAGAGAACCAGGTCGGGTCGAGGGCCGCATCACAGTCAACAGAAAGGATGTAACATCGCTGCGCGGTGAGGAGCGCAGACTCTTCAGATGGAAGGAGGTGTCCATGGTTTTTCAGGGGGCCATGAACAGCCTTAATCCAGTGAGCAGTGTGGGCGAGCAGATAACCGAAGTGATAATCGATCACAACGGCGGTACGCGGAAAGAGGCAATGAACATGGCGGCCGAGCTTCTGCGTAAGGTGAGACTGCCATCCGATATACTGCGCCGTTACCCTCATCAGCTTAGCGGCGGGCAGAAACAGCGTGTGGTCATAGCGATGGCCATAGCGCTCGATCCGAAACTCATTATTGCGGACGAGCCCACTACTGCACTCGATGTTGTTTCGCAGGAACACATTCTCCGGTTGCTCAAGGAGATAGTGAAGGCCTCTGGGTCCACTGTCGTAATCATTTCGCACGACCTGTCGCTCATAGCGGATATGTGCGACAGCCTTGCAGTCATGTACCTGGGCAGGATTGTCGAATCGGGAAAGGCCTCGGACGTGCTGGCAACCCCCGCACATCCGTACACGAAAGCACTCATCGATTCCAACATAACTCTTGACAGGCGCGGAGAGACGGTGGAATCGATTCCGGGATACCCGCCTTCCCCTATCAATCTCCCGCGCAACTGCAGGTTCAGCAGCAGATGCAAATTCGCTACCAGCGAATGTTTCGATTCCGAACCGCCAGCGACCACGCTCGACAACGGAAGAGTCGTGTACTGTTACCATCCGAGGTATGGCAATGGCGGAAAGTAG
- a CDS encoding ABC transporter ATP-binding protein produces MAESRTIGLDGVSVRFTSQGRVVPAIDDVTISFKLSDLVSVVGESGAGKTTFGRALLGLVRPDSGAVLFAGKDIHRLKKKEQKNFRKHVQVVFQDPYDAMNQKHVVLDYLSMPLRFISGISSRTELRSASEALLDQVGLETEFLSKYPHQLSGGQKQRIAIARALATEPDFIVADEPTSMLDASAAAGILNLLKRLASKRGMGYMIITHNMGVAAYASDRIVVMYSGKVVEDSAAEDILTAPRHPYTSVLISHAPLSEGSSRNKPAEREGSDVDPDAADPWKLGGCRYFARCPRRTEECSKSFPPLTIAPNGRSVACLHPIETEELRHIN; encoded by the coding sequence ATGGCGGAAAGTAGAACGATAGGCTTGGATGGGGTATCGGTCAGGTTCACTTCTCAGGGGAGGGTTGTACCGGCCATCGACGACGTGACTATCTCCTTCAAACTGTCTGACCTGGTGTCGGTTGTTGGTGAGAGCGGGGCCGGCAAAACGACGTTTGGCCGGGCGCTTCTCGGACTCGTCAGGCCGGACTCAGGCGCCGTGCTCTTTGCCGGAAAGGATATACACAGGCTGAAGAAAAAAGAACAGAAGAACTTCCGAAAACATGTGCAGGTTGTTTTCCAGGATCCTTATGATGCCATGAACCAGAAGCATGTGGTCTTAGATTACCTGTCGATGCCGCTTCGCTTCATCTCCGGCATCTCGTCAAGAACCGAACTCAGAAGTGCGAGTGAGGCATTGCTTGATCAGGTGGGTCTGGAAACGGAGTTTCTCTCTAAATATCCACATCAGCTTAGCGGCGGGCAGAAACAGCGCATCGCCATAGCAAGGGCGCTGGCGACGGAACCCGATTTCATTGTTGCGGACGAGCCGACAAGCATGCTCGATGCGTCGGCCGCTGCAGGCATACTGAATCTGCTCAAGAGGCTGGCGTCGAAGAGAGGCATGGGTTATATGATCATAACGCACAACATGGGAGTTGCCGCATATGCATCTGACAGGATCGTTGTCATGTACTCGGGGAAGGTGGTGGAGGATTCTGCTGCTGAGGATATCCTAACGGCTCCGAGACATCCCTACACTTCTGTGCTCATCAGTCATGCGCCGCTGTCTGAAGGGAGCAGCAGGAATAAGCCGGCTGAACGTGAGGGCTCCGACGTTGATCCTGATGCGGCGGACCCGTGGAAGCTCGGGGGCTGCAGATATTTTGCCAGATGTCCGAGGAGAACGGAAGAATGCAGCAAGTCTTTTCCCCCTCTTACGATCGCTCCCAACGGCAGGAGTGTGGCCTGCCTGCATCCGATCGAAACGGAAGAGCTCAGGCATATCAACTGA
- a CDS encoding beta-lactamase family protein, which translates to MARRVVTNKVTAVQPDDRRNPDSRLSELLRKGTGRTHTCAAAGAWREGKMLFEGCTGYTTTGGKTRRRVTRDCLFDIASITKIFTSIIVMQSCEEGLLSLDDAAGDIVPGLSGEGLRKSTVFELMSHTSGLPALRNSMKRCASRASVLRVLNYVDVGKRCVPVYSDLGFMLLGEIVETIHGKREDELIRERITEPLELHSTLYNPDRSGCCAPTGYSHIRKRDLICETHNEVVARMDGVAGHAGLFSTLGDLATFASTVLSDCVEGTGVLLRQSSLKKMIRPVSDIFGMPYGLGLMLRTKDDGGYPIERGVVFGHTGHTGTSVWMDVDRRLVSILLMNNDAVGGTLEDVRGIRNEFHSFAAAVADKG; encoded by the coding sequence ATGGCCAGGAGAGTAGTTACGAATAAAGTGACAGCTGTGCAGCCTGATGACAGGCGCAACCCGGATAGCAGGCTCTCCGAATTGCTGAGGAAGGGTACGGGCAGGACACATACGTGCGCGGCTGCCGGAGCTTGGAGAGAGGGCAAAATGCTGTTTGAGGGGTGCACAGGATATACGACGACAGGGGGAAAAACGAGGAGGAGGGTGACGCGTGATTGCCTCTTCGATATTGCATCCATAACCAAGATATTCACGTCGATTATTGTCATGCAATCGTGTGAGGAGGGACTCCTCAGCCTTGATGACGCCGCTGGCGACATCGTTCCGGGCCTGAGTGGTGAAGGACTCCGAAAATCGACGGTCTTCGAGCTGATGTCACACACGTCAGGACTACCCGCGCTGAGAAATTCGATGAAGCGATGCGCATCGAGGGCATCCGTGCTGAGAGTCCTCAACTACGTAGATGTCGGGAAGCGGTGCGTTCCTGTATACAGCGACCTCGGTTTTATGCTCCTTGGCGAGATTGTTGAGACGATTCACGGGAAGAGGGAGGATGAGTTGATAAGAGAGAGGATAACGGAGCCGCTCGAACTCCATTCCACGCTTTACAATCCTGACAGGAGCGGATGCTGCGCCCCCACAGGTTATTCGCACATCAGGAAGAGGGATCTGATATGCGAAACGCACAACGAGGTTGTTGCCAGGATGGATGGCGTTGCAGGTCACGCAGGGCTGTTCTCAACCCTCGGCGACCTTGCGACGTTTGCCTCTACGGTTCTGTCCGACTGTGTTGAGGGAACTGGAGTATTGCTGAGACAGTCGAGTTTGAAAAAGATGATCAGACCGGTCTCAGACATATTCGGCATGCCGTACGGCCTTGGCCTGATGCTGCGCACAAAGGACGATGGAGGATATCCCATCGAACGCGGTGTGGTATTTGGCCACACAGGGCATACCGGAACTTCCGTCTGGATGGATGTCGACAGGAGACTCGTTTCGATTCTGCTGATGAACAACGATGCGGTGGGCGGCACGTTGGAAGATGTGCGTGGAATCAGGAACGAATTTCATTCGTTCGCGGCTGCAGTCGCAGACAAAGGCTGA
- a CDS encoding CehA/McbA family metallohydrolase: MAAYNIYWGDPHGHSGFSECYWKDTDFPSCKPEVYYRNARYSAGLDFATLTDHDLNLTQEDWNGIVTASNEANEPNAFVTVPGFEWTSAKYGHQNLYFIDDSGPLIKCRQSGRNIGPMDKTALWASSEPQDWMPPSKLWHLLEGMEGRVITVPHHVGVSQMPYDWNYHNPAFQPVTEITSLWGNFESPETDIDHGISDVLPDRYVRDALNRGYRLGFIGGGDSHDGHPGDTYFGPRRKRNVIEGLILGRSRVGRDIAEFISDKTANTRGLTAVLAERLTRDSVFRAVTERRCYATTGARIEIAFTVNGMPMGSEFTIGSDEKVELMVSVRGTASIKSVEVVRNNGFAGKWEPGSKTFRATINDVPGRGVTWYYLRVLQKDGHRAWSSPVWVTRPGFQCLFSREGDYIKVRNPSYSVAVPHKVLVYSAEPLTFNRLLTERGRRTFHDGYNLRIKRTAELEAVLEITGLSTEGKRLFSGSVDFHNAAQMRFRTFNFRTVKYGGDLYATKRQTVSWSFTSEGEPKGLSVLVRAKLLKTLSFRFRSDMHPDVWKAPLHFNGAKSDVELAGCVLIEYHGDALVMKKRVPSIPGFETTRIAKTRAKGQYILAYAEDAESEPLRWPGE, translated from the coding sequence ATGGCGGCATACAACATCTACTGGGGAGATCCGCACGGGCATTCCGGTTTCTCCGAGTGCTACTGGAAGGACACGGACTTTCCCTCATGCAAACCTGAAGTCTACTACAGGAACGCGAGATACAGCGCAGGACTCGACTTTGCCACACTCACTGACCACGACCTCAACTTAACGCAGGAGGATTGGAACGGGATAGTCACAGCGTCCAACGAGGCCAATGAGCCGAATGCTTTTGTCACAGTGCCCGGGTTTGAATGGACTTCGGCGAAATACGGTCACCAGAATCTCTACTTCATAGATGATTCGGGCCCGCTGATCAAATGCAGACAGTCGGGAAGAAATATCGGACCCATGGACAAGACTGCCCTCTGGGCATCCTCGGAACCGCAGGACTGGATGCCGCCTTCGAAGCTCTGGCATCTACTTGAAGGCATGGAGGGACGCGTCATAACTGTGCCGCACCACGTGGGTGTGAGTCAGATGCCGTACGACTGGAATTATCACAACCCTGCGTTTCAACCGGTTACGGAGATTACTTCGCTGTGGGGAAATTTCGAATCGCCGGAGACCGATATAGATCACGGCATCTCGGACGTTCTGCCGGACAGATACGTCAGAGATGCCCTGAACCGTGGCTACAGGCTAGGATTCATCGGCGGAGGCGACAGTCATGACGGGCATCCTGGCGACACCTATTTCGGACCAAGAAGGAAAAGGAATGTCATCGAGGGACTCATTCTAGGAAGAAGCAGGGTGGGGAGAGACATAGCAGAGTTCATTTCGGACAAGACCGCAAACACCAGGGGACTCACTGCAGTGCTTGCAGAACGGCTCACAAGAGATAGTGTTTTCAGAGCCGTCACCGAAAGAAGATGTTACGCGACGACCGGTGCCAGGATAGAGATTGCTTTCACGGTCAATGGAATGCCTATGGGTTCCGAGTTCACCATCGGGAGCGATGAGAAGGTCGAACTGATGGTGAGCGTTAGAGGGACTGCCAGCATAAAGAGCGTCGAAGTCGTCAGAAACAACGGTTTCGCCGGAAAGTGGGAACCCGGCTCAAAGACCTTCCGTGCAACAATAAACGACGTTCCAGGAAGGGGTGTCACGTGGTATTACCTAAGGGTGCTGCAGAAGGACGGACACAGGGCATGGTCCTCTCCCGTATGGGTTACAAGGCCGGGATTTCAATGCCTCTTTTCACGAGAGGGAGATTACATCAAGGTAAGGAATCCTTCGTATTCAGTTGCCGTTCCGCACAAGGTACTTGTCTATTCGGCAGAGCCGCTGACATTCAACCGATTGTTGACTGAAAGGGGCAGGAGGACGTTTCATGACGGCTATAACCTGCGGATAAAAAGGACGGCGGAACTGGAAGCAGTTCTTGAGATCACGGGATTGAGCACAGAGGGAAAGAGACTCTTTTCCGGATCGGTAGATTTTCATAATGCGGCGCAGATGAGGTTCAGAACGTTCAATTTCAGGACTGTGAAGTACGGCGGAGATCTCTATGCGACAAAGAGACAGACTGTATCGTGGAGTTTTACTTCAGAAGGGGAACCTAAAGGACTCTCAGTGCTCGTCAGAGCGAAGTTGCTGAAGACGCTATCGTTCCGCTTCCGCAGCGACATGCATCCGGACGTGTGGAAGGCGCCTTTGCACTTCAACGGTGCAAAAAGCGATGTGGAATTGGCGGGTTGCGTGCTTATAGAATATCACGGTGACGCCCTCGTCATGAAAAAAAGAGTTCCGTCGATACCTGGATTCGAAACAACCCGCATAGCGAAGACGCGGGCAAAGGGGCAGTACATACTTGCTTATGCTGAAGACGCGGAGAGTGAACCGCTCAGATGGCCAGGAGAGTAG
- a CDS encoding alkaline phosphatase family protein, with protein sequence MNEMSNEKKLFLAGIDGMSPKIMERFLSEGRMPNIARLISNGVYSKAVSSLPVFTPTNWATISTGATSGTHGVFLWGSHSAGESLEEDHFDECMTSTVCKAEYLWETARRHGRKSVLLNYIGYPSDQDGIYHVDWFYGPNRDYFGLATSCVYNIPVKVKGKDSKWEKWTEPWNQDGSVSIDIPFRNNHGKYTFRLKKPAGVSVESCVRATLEYEGGKVEFNEGEWTDWLRIKCGDGNATVRWKILRRGASNDGISMRIYRSSMYLDTDFCSPAEVGLELSSSIGPYINDDIGKLYVAGLVDRETFLDEARYKIRWIARCFEFMGDRYEASLFFLHWHYVDTLQHSYLGFADSTGGDYEGGESEMHAIEMLREGYALADELVGKLMDIADEEDAFLVVSDHGNIPNHHRVSLYNLFMEKGWTKIDVVDGVPRVDIPSSRVFVNLSHVYLNVRGRDPEGVVEPAEYNSFREEVRSAILSIRDPDNGLSPFASVLRREEADVAGLWGKGIGDIVLVFDRGYVWSGSEVASLGEKRIVWKTGGANHGPQPPTAETEFSSNFATFVASAPGLKKGYGRKHAISLTDVVPIACKLLDMETTAQCEGAVPKDMFEGGAARLSHTTAKAKYPVRTRVIVAPKGFKGDVTDED encoded by the coding sequence TTGAACGAAATGAGCAATGAGAAAAAACTGTTTCTGGCCGGAATAGACGGTATGTCGCCCAAAATAATGGAACGCTTTCTTTCCGAAGGAAGGATGCCCAACATTGCCAGGCTGATTTCAAACGGAGTGTATTCAAAGGCTGTTTCCAGCCTTCCGGTCTTCACGCCCACAAACTGGGCAACCATTTCCACCGGTGCCACCTCCGGAACACACGGTGTTTTTCTGTGGGGCTCGCATTCCGCCGGTGAGAGTCTGGAGGAGGACCATTTCGACGAGTGCATGACGTCAACTGTATGCAAGGCGGAATATCTCTGGGAAACTGCCCGGAGGCATGGCAGGAAATCCGTCCTGCTCAACTATATCGGATATCCTTCAGATCAGGATGGAATTTATCACGTCGACTGGTTTTACGGACCGAACAGAGATTATTTCGGGCTCGCTACATCCTGTGTATACAACATACCGGTGAAAGTCAAGGGTAAGGATTCAAAATGGGAAAAGTGGACCGAGCCGTGGAACCAGGACGGCTCTGTGTCCATAGATATTCCGTTCAGGAACAATCACGGAAAATACACCTTCCGCCTGAAAAAGCCCGCAGGAGTATCGGTTGAGTCCTGCGTACGCGCAACACTGGAGTACGAGGGTGGAAAGGTTGAGTTCAATGAAGGCGAATGGACGGACTGGCTGCGCATAAAGTGCGGTGACGGCAATGCAACAGTGAGATGGAAGATTCTCCGCCGAGGTGCTTCGAATGATGGCATTTCCATGCGTATTTACAGAAGCAGCATGTACCTGGATACCGATTTCTGCTCGCCGGCGGAAGTGGGGCTGGAACTGTCCTCAAGTATAGGTCCATATATCAACGATGATATTGGCAAACTGTATGTTGCCGGCCTCGTAGATCGTGAAACATTCCTTGATGAGGCAAGGTACAAGATCCGCTGGATAGCGAGATGCTTCGAATTCATGGGCGACCGCTACGAGGCGTCTCTCTTTTTCCTTCACTGGCATTACGTTGATACGCTGCAGCATTCGTATCTCGGCTTTGCCGACAGTACGGGTGGAGACTATGAGGGGGGAGAGAGCGAGATGCACGCGATCGAAATGCTTCGTGAAGGTTACGCACTGGCGGACGAGCTCGTAGGCAAGCTCATGGATATTGCCGACGAAGAGGATGCATTCCTCGTCGTGTCTGATCACGGAAACATACCAAACCACCACCGTGTCTCACTTTACAATCTCTTCATGGAAAAAGGATGGACAAAGATTGATGTGGTGGACGGTGTCCCCAGGGTCGATATACCATCTTCAAGAGTTTTCGTAAATCTGTCTCATGTTTATCTGAACGTTAGGGGAAGGGATCCGGAAGGGGTTGTGGAACCAGCGGAATACAACAGCTTCAGGGAGGAGGTCAGATCGGCTATTCTGTCAATCAGGGATCCGGACAACGGTCTTTCCCCTTTCGCCTCTGTGCTGCGTAGAGAGGAAGCCGACGTCGCAGGCCTGTGGGGCAAAGGAATCGGAGACATAGTGCTTGTGTTCGACAGAGGTTACGTCTGGAGCGGAAGTGAAGTCGCCTCGCTGGGAGAGAAGAGAATCGTTTGGAAAACAGGCGGCGCGAATCATGGTCCTCAGCCCCCGACTGCTGAGACAGAGTTTTCGTCGAATTTCGCAACATTTGTGGCTTCGGCGCCGGGATTGAAGAAAGGGTACGGCAGGAAGCACGCCATCTCTCTGACTGATGTCGTTCCTATTGCATGCAAGCTGCTCGACATGGAAACGACCGCACAGTGTGAGGGTGCTGTCCCCAAGGACATGTTTGAAGGCGGGGCAGCCAGGCTCAGTCATACCACGGCTAAAGCAAAGTATCCCGTGCGGACCAGGGTCATAGTGGCGCCGAAGGGCTTCAAGGGCGACGTGACGGACGAAGACTGA